One Nyctibius grandis isolate bNycGra1 chromosome 17, bNycGra1.pri, whole genome shotgun sequence genomic window carries:
- the CAMK2N1 gene encoding calcium/calmodulin-dependent protein kinase II inhibitor 1, with translation MSEGQLAGDAAVGQLPFPVRLRGPDGLLAGGQGKRPPKLGQIGRSKRVVIEDDRIDDVLQNLSEKAPPGV, from the exons atGTCGGAGGGGCAGCTGGCGGGGGACGCGGCCGTGGGGCAGCTGCCCTTCCCCGTCCGCCTCCGCGGCCCCGACGGCCTCCTCGCCGGCGGGCAGGGCAAGCGGCCGCCCAAGCTGGGGCAGATCGGGCGCAGCAAGAGAG tggTTATTGAAGATGATAGAATTGATGATGTGCTGCAAAATCTCTCGGAAAAGGCCCCTCCTGGTGTTTAA
- the MUL1 gene encoding mitochondrial ubiquitin ligase activator of NFKB 1 — protein sequence MEGGGRPSAVQAVLLAASTALTALLYSVYRQKAHVARGLEGARRVRLDGDLRAVLLEAPGRCVPYAVIEGVVQSVKETLNSQFVENCKGVIQRLTLQEHKMVWNRTTHLWNDCAKIIHQRTNTTPFDLVPQQEGAGVTVRVMKPLEAAELSLETVYEKFHPSVQSFTDVIGHYISGERPKGIQETEQMLKVGTVLTGVGELVLDNTTIKLQPPKQGTPYYLSGVDFHSLLQKQEANARFWKILTVVFGFATCTILFFMLRKQYRHHRERRHLRQMQDEFRQAQERLTREMKAEGGDTLRNPCVICLSNAKTCVFLECGHVCSCNECYRALPEPKMCPICKQAISRVVPLYNS from the exons ATggagggcggcgggcggccctCGGCCGTGCAGGCCGTGCTGCTGGCCGCCAGCACCGCCCTCACCGCCCTGCTCTACTCCGTCTACCGGCAGAAGGCCCACGTCGCCCGCGGCCTCGAG GGCGCCAGGAGGGTCCGGCTGGATGGGGACCTGCGGGCGGTGCTGCTGGAGGCGCCGGGGCGCTGCGTTCCCTACGCTGTCATCGAAG GCGTGGTGCAGTCCGTTAAGGAGACCCTGAACAGCCAGTTTGTGGAGAACTGCAAGGGCGTCATTCAGAGGCTGACGCTGCAGGAGCATAAGATGGTGTGGAACCGAACAACCCACCTCTG gaACGACTGCGCGAAGATCATCCACCAGAGAACCAACACCACCCCCTTCGACCTGGTGCCTCAGCAGGAAGGCGCCGGCGTCACCGTCAGGGTGATGAAGCCGCTGGAGGCCGCCGAGCTCAGCCTGGAGACGGTGTACGAGAAATTTCACCCCTCCGTCCAGTCCTTCACCGACGTCATCGGCCACTACATCAGCGGAGAGCGCCCGAAGGGCATTCAGGAGACGGAGCAGATGCTGAAGGTGGGCACGGTGCTGACGGGCGTGGGAGAGCTGGTCCTGGATAACACCACAATCAAGCTGCAGCCCCCGAAGCAGGGCACGCCCTACTACCTCAGCGGCGTGGATTTCCACTCCTTGCTGCAGAAACAAGAAGCGAACGCACGGTTCTGGAAAATCCTGACCGTCGTTTTCGGTTTTGCCACCTGCACCATCCTCTTCTTCATGCTACGGAAGCAGTACCGGCATCACCGCGAGAGGCGGCACCTCAGACAGATGCAGGATGAGTTCCGGCAGGCACAGGAACGCCTGACGCGCGAAATGAAAGCGGAAGGCGGAGACACGCTCAGAAACCCCTGCGTCATCTGCTTGAGCAACGCCAAAACCTGCGTCTTCCTGGAGTGCGGGCACGTTTGCTCTTGCAACGAGTGCTACAGGGCTCTCCCCGAGCCCAAAATGTGCCCGATCTGCAAGCAGGCCATCTCCAGGGTGGTTCCCTTATACAACAGTTAA